In Polaribacter sp. L3A8, a genomic segment contains:
- a CDS encoding LytR/AlgR family response regulator transcription factor, translated as MKLKAIIVEDEQISRDILRNYIGKYCPNVQLLGEASNIDDGYKLIQEHELDLVFLDVEMPFGNAFDLLEKVENRTFETVFVTAYDHYAIEALNSHASYYLLKPISIDELIKAVNIVTEIKEKENQLQHQILAPKTNSATGKITIPQQDGFEVLDINDIVFCKADDNYTEIHLANSKKLVSKTLKYFEEALTEYTFARIHKSYLVNVNAITKYKKGKGGSVLVSNGKEILVSASQKANLLSYFK; from the coding sequence ATGAAATTAAAAGCAATCATTGTAGAAGACGAGCAAATTAGTAGAGATATTTTGCGAAATTATATTGGTAAATATTGCCCTAATGTTCAGTTATTGGGAGAGGCAAGTAATATTGATGATGGTTACAAATTAATACAAGAACACGAATTAGATTTGGTGTTTTTAGATGTAGAAATGCCTTTTGGTAATGCGTTCGATTTATTAGAAAAAGTAGAAAACAGAACCTTTGAAACCGTTTTTGTAACCGCCTACGATCATTATGCAATAGAGGCCTTAAACAGTCATGCAAGCTATTATTTACTAAAACCAATTTCTATTGATGAGCTGATAAAAGCGGTAAATATTGTTACAGAAATTAAGGAAAAAGAAAACCAGTTACAACATCAAATATTAGCGCCAAAAACAAATTCGGCAACCGGTAAAATTACCATTCCGCAACAAGATGGTTTTGAGGTTTTAGATATAAATGACATTGTTTTTTGTAAAGCAGACGATAATTATACCGAAATTCATTTGGCAAATTCTAAGAAATTAGTGAGCAAAACCTTAAAATATTTCGAAGAAGCTTTAACGGAATATACGTTTGCCAGAATTCATAAATCTTACTTGGTAAATGTAAATGCCATAACCAAGTATAAAAAGGGGAAAGGAGGAAGCGTACTTGTTTCTAACGGAAAAGAAATTTTAGTTTCTGCCTCTCAAAAAGCGAATTTATTATCTTATTTTAAGTAA
- a CDS encoding tetratricopeptide repeat-containing sensor histidine kinase, whose translation MILRNYITCLFICLFVTVSAQEIHTGLQNNEFDVEVVVENKDSGDYIKNAEVFVSGKYFNYNEIYSYYLIKAKVGDQLRVSHPDFETVYYTIKSDEEIKILVEGLPAEREAVLSKSSRKMKSISATDLYHQYLDSVNFYKKKDIDLSLSFVEKALQNNQSKQRNAVSYKTLADVYLYWKQYDLAVNNYKLSIQIKENTATEIALANAQFLLKEFKGSKNTYTNLLNQKLSNYERILVLEGLGDVDFSSKKYNTAKTYYKQSLELAKERLVTSKITDLNSKLATVFASEGNVAEANIQFNNSLNLAAKENVDRSLEEEDKVADFYNSNRQFDDEIKLRKESLIKAESHKTSEKKLNLEPDSITSQKINYKIGNAYILKEDYKKAIPFLEKSKKDADEKKDITIEKDATRKLSEVYATVGAYDKALKSYQDYVKLVDESYIQKEQEIQQVKRFSKKISDNQNRISSLEKDKELAESKISLAYIDQKLSEESNQKQRMIIYSLVGGFLLMSLLAYFMFRNIKQQKLANNLLALKSMRSQMNPHFIFNALNSVNSFIAVNDERNANRYLSEFSSLMRAVLENSDEDFIPLTKEIELLELYVKLEHNRFKDKFDYTISVDENIDLKQFSIPPMLLQPYIENAIWHGLRYRKEIGQLAVSIDKKDDDTVSVTITDNGIGREKSQELKTKNQLKQKSKGMNNIKNRIAILNDMYKDRVSVEVSDVIENGEGTKVVLLLKKK comes from the coding sequence ATGATTTTAAGAAATTACATAACCTGCCTTTTTATATGCTTATTTGTAACTGTTTCTGCACAAGAAATACATACAGGTTTGCAAAACAATGAATTCGATGTAGAGGTTGTTGTAGAAAATAAAGACTCTGGGGATTATATTAAAAATGCAGAGGTTTTTGTAAGCGGTAAGTATTTTAATTATAATGAGATTTATAGTTATTACTTAATAAAGGCCAAAGTAGGCGATCAGTTAAGGGTTTCTCATCCAGATTTTGAAACGGTTTATTATACGATAAAATCGGATGAAGAAATAAAGATTTTGGTAGAAGGTTTACCTGCAGAAAGAGAAGCTGTTCTTAGTAAAAGTTCTCGTAAAATGAAATCGATTAGCGCAACAGATCTTTATCATCAATATTTAGATTCGGTAAATTTTTACAAGAAAAAAGATATCGATTTAAGTTTGTCTTTTGTAGAAAAAGCGTTGCAGAATAATCAATCTAAACAACGAAATGCTGTTTCTTATAAAACCTTAGCAGATGTTTATTTGTATTGGAAACAGTACGATTTAGCGGTCAATAATTATAAATTATCTATTCAAATAAAGGAAAATACTGCCACAGAAATTGCTTTAGCAAATGCTCAGTTTTTATTAAAAGAATTTAAAGGAAGTAAAAATACATACACTAATTTATTAAACCAGAAACTAAGCAATTATGAGCGTATTCTTGTTTTAGAAGGTTTGGGAGATGTAGATTTTTCATCAAAAAAATACAACACCGCTAAAACGTATTATAAACAATCTTTAGAACTCGCCAAAGAGCGTTTGGTTACTTCTAAAATTACCGATTTAAACTCTAAGTTGGCAACTGTTTTTGCATCTGAAGGAAATGTTGCAGAAGCAAATATTCAGTTTAATAATTCACTGAATTTAGCCGCCAAAGAAAATGTAGACAGATCTTTAGAAGAGGAAGATAAAGTAGCCGATTTTTACAATTCTAATCGTCAGTTTGATGATGAAATTAAACTACGAAAAGAAAGTTTAATTAAGGCTGAGAGTCATAAAACATCAGAAAAGAAACTTAATTTAGAACCAGATTCGATTACTTCTCAAAAAATAAATTACAAGATTGGTAACGCTTATATTTTAAAAGAAGACTATAAAAAAGCAATTCCGTTTTTAGAAAAAAGTAAAAAAGATGCCGACGAAAAGAAAGACATTACCATAGAAAAAGATGCTACCAGAAAATTATCTGAAGTATATGCAACTGTTGGTGCGTATGACAAGGCTTTAAAAAGTTACCAAGATTATGTAAAGTTGGTAGATGAATCTTACATACAAAAAGAGCAAGAAATTCAGCAAGTAAAAAGGTTTTCTAAGAAAATATCAGACAATCAAAACCGAATTTCTAGTTTAGAAAAGGACAAAGAATTGGCAGAAAGTAAAATTAGTTTGGCGTATATAGATCAAAAATTATCTGAAGAAAGTAATCAAAAACAACGAATGATTATTTACTCTTTAGTTGGTGGTTTTTTATTGATGAGTTTGTTAGCGTATTTTATGTTTAGAAATATTAAACAACAGAAATTAGCCAATAATTTGTTGGCATTAAAATCGATGCGTTCTCAAATGAATCCGCATTTTATTTTTAATGCTTTAAACTCTGTAAATAGTTTTATTGCTGTTAATGATGAAAGAAATGCAAACAGATATTTGTCTGAATTTTCTTCATTAATGCGTGCTGTTTTAGAAAATTCTGATGAAGATTTTATTCCCTTAACCAAAGAAATTGAACTGCTAGAATTGTATGTAAAGTTAGAGCATAATCGTTTTAAGGATAAATTCGATTATACGATTTCTGTGGATGAAAACATCGATTTAAAACAATTTTCTATTCCGCCAATGTTGTTGCAACCTTATATAGAAAACGCAATTTGGCACGGATTAAGATATAGAAAAGAGATTGGGCAGTTAGCTGTTTCTATCGATAAAAAAGATGATGATACAGTTTCTGTTACCATAACAGACAATGGAATTGGACGGGAAAAATCGCAAGAATTAAAGACGAAAAATCAGCTAAAACAGAAATCTAAAGGAATGAATAATATAAAAAATAGAATTGCTATTTTAAATGATATGTATAAAGATAGAGTTTCTGTGGAGGTTTCTGATGTTATAGAAAACGGAGAAGGAACCAAAGTAGTATTGTTGTTGAAAAAAAAGTAG
- a CDS encoding vWA domain-containing protein → MKKIALKVVSVLLLFVSINNFAVDKPSSEKTKKQTIKVALLLDTSSSMDGLINQAKAQLWEIVNELSYAKYGIEKPNLEIALYEYGNSTLSSREGYIKQVLQFSNDLDEISEKLFSLTTSGGNEFCGQVIKTSLNELSWGENKNDLKIIFIAGNEPFTQGKINYKDAITDAKEKDVIINTIFCGNYSTGISGMWKDGADLGGGDYMTINQDKKIVHVVTPYDDDIIILNKRLNKTYIYYGINGYSKFSSQKEQDMNAEFLDEVVIVKRAVSKSSRLYDNSSWDLVDADKKQKVDYNKIEKEKLPKELQNKSEIEIKNYVKSKAKERTEIQQKIKELDAKRRSFIAKKQKEGSNKNELDNVMIKAIKRQAKLKNYAW, encoded by the coding sequence ATGAAAAAAATCGCATTAAAAGTCGTATCCGTATTACTCTTATTTGTTTCCATCAACAACTTTGCTGTAGACAAGCCATCATCAGAAAAAACAAAAAAACAAACTATTAAAGTCGCTTTACTACTAGACACCAGTAGCAGTATGGATGGACTGATAAACCAAGCAAAAGCACAACTTTGGGAAATTGTAAACGAACTTTCGTATGCTAAATACGGCATTGAAAAACCGAATTTAGAAATTGCTTTGTATGAATATGGAAACTCTACTTTATCTTCTAGAGAAGGATATATTAAACAAGTGTTGCAGTTTAGTAATGACTTAGATGAAATCTCCGAAAAACTATTTTCTTTAACTACAAGTGGAGGAAATGAGTTTTGCGGACAAGTAATAAAAACGTCTTTAAACGAACTTTCTTGGGGCGAAAATAAAAACGATTTAAAAATAATTTTTATTGCAGGTAACGAACCTTTTACACAAGGTAAAATCAATTATAAAGATGCTATTACAGACGCAAAAGAAAAAGATGTAATTATCAATACGATATTTTGTGGCAACTATTCTACCGGAATTTCTGGAATGTGGAAAGATGGTGCCGATTTGGGGGGTGGCGATTATATGACCATAAATCAAGATAAAAAAATTGTGCATGTAGTAACTCCTTATGATGATGACATTATCATTCTAAACAAAAGATTGAACAAGACTTATATTTATTACGGAATCAATGGATATTCTAAATTTTCTTCTCAGAAAGAACAAGATATGAATGCTGAATTTTTAGATGAAGTGGTTATTGTTAAACGTGCCGTTAGTAAAAGTTCTCGTTTGTACGACAATTCTTCTTGGGATTTGGTAGATGCTGATAAAAAGCAAAAAGTAGATTATAATAAAATTGAAAAAGAAAAACTGCCGAAAGAATTACAAAATAAATCTGAAATTGAAATTAAAAATTATGTAAAATCGAAAGCAAAAGAACGAACTGAAATTCAGCAAAAAATTAAAGAATTAGATGCAAAAAGAAGAAGTTTTATTGCTAAAAAACAAAAAGAAGGCAGTAATAAAAATGAGCTAGACAATGTTATGATCAAGGCTATAAAAAGACAAGCAAAATTAAAAAATTACGCTTGGTAA